A window from Drosophila nasuta strain 15112-1781.00 chromosome 3, ASM2355853v1, whole genome shotgun sequence encodes these proteins:
- the LOC132794195 gene encoding transport and Golgi organization protein 11 isoform X2: MVYQNFALTTGSASKRSQLLQQQQSNLDGSMLAHREGTPMGELTPHEEILYLRRQLAKLNRRVLNIEINNEQRMQREKIVYCLGLAYFVLKTIFWLNRSN, from the exons ATGGTCTATCAGAACTTTGCT CTGACCACGGGCAGCGCGAGCAAGCGTTCAcaactgttgcagcagcagcagagcaatCTGGATGGCTCGATGTTGGCCCATCGTGAGGGCACGCCCATGGGCGAGCTGACGCCCCATGAGGAGATCCTGTATCTGCGTCGTCAACTGGCCAAACTTAATCGTCGTGTGCTCAACATTGAGATCAACAACGAGCAACGGATGCAGCGCGAGAAGATCGTCTATTGCCTGGGACTGGCGTACTTTGTGTTGAAGACCATCTTTTGGCTGAATCGCAGCAACTAG
- the LOC132794198 gene encoding high mobility group protein D produces the protein MADKPKRPLSAYMLWLNSARESIKRENPGIKVTEVAKRGGELWRAMKDKSEWEAKAAKAKDDYDRAVKDFEANGGSSAANGGAKKRAKPAKKQAKKSKRDDSEDDDDDESE, from the exons atggcCGACAAACCAAAACGCCCGCTCTCCGCTTACATGCTGTGGCTGAACAGCGCTCGTGAGTCGATCAAACGCGAGAATCCCGGCATCAAAGTTACCGAAGTTGCCAAGCGTGGTGGTGAATTATGGAGAGCAATGAAGGATAAGTCG GAGTGGGAGGCAAAAGCAGCCAAGGCCAAGGACGATTACGATCGTGCCGTCAAAGATTTTGAGGCTAACGGCGGCAGCAGTGCTGCCAATGGCGGTGCCAAGAAACGTGCAAAGCCCGCGAAAAAACAAGCGAAAAAGAGCAAACGTGATGATTCCGaggacgacgatgacgatgaaaGCGAGTAG
- the LOC132794197 gene encoding uncharacterized protein LOC132794197, producing the protein MTSNRVTSWRPFRFTAERHLKFVELYSREPCLWDNRPPLQTATNAAHRRLQIGINREAGRNERPMTLLGVKTKIQNLRAVYHQELRKVNANPCYTSKISWFAPMHEFLGQNLDASGKNTNVVLPKPVKRLRIKLSRIKPVKIEEEIEQKLELKQSPQVPTTESARSLPSAESSDPRSTTKTASPQSPTATPHTLQGPRFPENISSLQSLGFNEFTFFGLNVGAQLINMPLSNAMIMQSKIQHMLSVERRRIEGNSSDVDMHS; encoded by the exons ATGACAAGCAATCGGGTAACATCTTGGCGCCCGTTTCGTTTTACCGCAGAGCGTCATCTGAAGTTCGTCGAGCTTTATAGTCGCGAACCATGCTTGTGGGATAATAGGCCCCCATTGCAAACTGCAACGAATGCTGCGCACAGGCGCCTTCAAATTGGTATCAACAGGGAGGCTGGTCGCAATGAGCGCCCTATGACTTTGCTAGGTGTGAAGACTAAGATACAAAATTTGCGAGCTGTGTATCATCAGGAGTTAAGGAAAGTCAATGCAAACCCTTGCTATACTTCCAAGATTTCCTGGTTTGCGCCAATGCATGAGTTTTTGGGTCAAAATCTGGATGcg TCGGGAAAGAACACCAATGTGGTTTTACCAAAACCTGTAAAACGTTTGCGGATCAAATTGTCCCGCATAAAGCCTGTTAAAATCGAAGAAGAAATCGAGCAGAAATTGGAGTTGAAGCAAAGTCCCCAGGTGCCTACAACAGAAAGTGCTCGTTCACTGCCATCCGCAGAGTCTTCTGATCCTCGTTCAACTACGAAAACGGCCTCGCCACAATCTCCCACTGCAACTCCACATACATTGCAAGGACCTAGATTTCCGGAAAACATATCAAGTCTGCAATCCTTGGGATTCAATGAGTTTACGTTTTTCGGACTTAATGTTGGCGCACAACTTATCAACATGCCCCTTTCGAATGCAATGATCATGCAATCAAAGATTCAACACATGCTATCAGTGGAACGTCGTAGGATCGAAGGAAATTCGAGCGATGTAGATATGCACTCGTAA